A window from Staphylococcus succinus encodes these proteins:
- the noc gene encoding nucleoid occlusion protein, whose protein sequence is MKKPFSKLFGLKNKDDIVGYIEEDYNNNVESIHIERIVPNRYQPRQVFEPNKIKELAESIEEHGLLQPIVVRPIEEDMFEIIAGERRFRALQTLGKTYADVIIRFLDDEETAVVALIENIQRENLSVIEEAEAYKKLLEIGDTTQSDLAKSVGKSQSFIANKLRLLKLTPKVIERLREGKITERHARAMLSLSEEDQEILVETVISQKLNVKQTEARVKQKVGPEKVKAQRFEFAKDLTDARETVGKSLETIEKSGVYVEHQTKDHDDYYEIKIKLYKR, encoded by the coding sequence ATGAAAAAACCTTTTTCTAAATTATTTGGTTTAAAAAATAAAGATGACATTGTTGGTTATATTGAAGAAGATTATAATAATAACGTTGAATCTATTCATATTGAGCGCATTGTGCCAAACCGTTATCAACCAAGACAAGTATTTGAGCCAAATAAGATTAAAGAACTCGCAGAATCAATAGAAGAGCATGGTTTGTTACAACCGATTGTCGTACGTCCAATCGAAGAAGATATGTTTGAAATTATTGCTGGTGAGCGTAGATTCAGAGCTTTACAGACTTTAGGTAAAACTTATGCAGATGTAATCATTAGATTTTTAGATGATGAAGAAACCGCAGTTGTTGCATTGATTGAGAATATTCAACGCGAAAATTTATCAGTGATTGAAGAAGCGGAAGCCTATAAAAAGTTATTGGAAATTGGAGATACGACACAGAGTGATTTAGCAAAAAGTGTAGGAAAAAGTCAAAGTTTCATTGCTAATAAATTACGTTTATTGAAATTAACGCCAAAAGTCATTGAACGTTTACGTGAAGGAAAAATTACTGAACGTCATGCACGTGCTATGTTAAGTTTATCAGAAGAAGATCAAGAGATATTGGTTGAGACGGTAATTAGTCAAAAGTTGAATGTAAAACAAACAGAAGCACGCGTGAAACAAAAAGTTGGTCCTGAAAAAGTGAAGGCTCAAAGATTTGAATTTGCTAAAGATCTAACTGATGCCAGAGAAACAGTTGGGAAAAGCTTAGAAACAATCGAAAAAAGTGGCGTCTATGTTGAACATCAAACTAAAGACCATGATGATTATTATGAAATAAAGATAAAATTATACAAACGCTAA
- a CDS encoding carbon starvation protein A — protein MITFIVAIILLVVGYFTYGKYIDKMFGTKSDRPTPAYHQRDDVDYLPMKTSSNSMIQLLNIAGVGPIFGPIMGALYGPVAFIWIVVGCIFAGAVHDYLTGMISIRNKGAHLPELAGKFLGQFMKHFVNIFSILLLLLTGTVFVTSPALLLHNLVDGRIALGIIIFVIFVYYILSTILPIDKIIGRIYPIFGALLLISAVGIGFRLIQTGAPIPEINLKNMHPDGAPIFPLLFFTITCGALSGFHATQTPIISRTTNKEKNGRFIFYGMMIAEGIIAMIWAAAGMSLFNGYSGLNEVLARGEAALVVSQASHLLLGSVFGTMAVLGVIVLPITSGDTSFRSARMIIADYLNYGQRSMVKRIIAAIPLFVISFGLTQVDFTVLWRYFSWANQTTAVIALWVGAMYLLIAKKNFWVAAVPAVFMTWNIFTYILSQKIGLGLDLNLSYGIAFILTILWIGYFTYQYKKMTAGVKFELDHPIQQQQPIS, from the coding sequence ATGATTACGTTTATCGTAGCCATTATTTTACTAGTTGTAGGTTATTTTACTTATGGTAAGTATATCGATAAAATGTTTGGCACAAAATCAGATCGTCCAACACCAGCATATCATCAAAGAGATGATGTCGATTATCTACCAATGAAAACATCATCCAATTCAATGATTCAATTATTGAATATTGCAGGGGTTGGCCCTATTTTCGGTCCGATTATGGGGGCATTATATGGTCCGGTTGCATTTATATGGATTGTTGTGGGATGTATTTTTGCAGGGGCAGTTCACGATTATCTTACTGGTATGATTTCAATACGTAATAAAGGGGCACATTTACCTGAACTAGCTGGGAAATTTTTAGGTCAGTTTATGAAGCATTTTGTAAATATCTTTTCTATTTTATTATTACTTCTAACTGGCACAGTTTTTGTAACGAGCCCGGCACTATTGTTACATAATTTAGTTGATGGTCGTATTGCATTGGGAATTATCATTTTTGTGATTTTTGTATATTATATCTTATCTACAATTTTACCTATCGATAAAATTATTGGGAGAATTTATCCAATTTTTGGGGCATTACTTTTAATCAGTGCGGTCGGTATAGGTTTCCGTCTTATTCAAACTGGCGCACCGATACCTGAAATTAATTTAAAGAATATGCACCCTGATGGGGCACCGATATTCCCATTATTATTCTTTACAATTACATGTGGAGCATTATCAGGTTTTCATGCTACGCAAACACCGATTATTTCTAGAACGACAAATAAAGAGAAGAATGGTCGTTTTATCTTTTATGGCATGATGATTGCAGAAGGTATTATTGCTATGATTTGGGCAGCAGCAGGAATGAGTCTCTTTAATGGTTATAGTGGACTTAATGAAGTTTTAGCACGTGGAGAAGCGGCATTAGTTGTTAGCCAAGCATCGCACCTGTTATTAGGTTCAGTATTTGGTACTATGGCAGTTCTAGGTGTGATCGTACTACCAATTACAAGTGGAGACACTTCATTCCGAAGCGCTAGAATGATTATAGCGGATTATTTAAATTATGGACAACGCAGTATGGTAAAAAGGATTATTGCGGCAATCCCATTGTTTGTAATCAGCTTTGGTTTGACACAGGTTGATTTCACGGTATTGTGGAGATATTTTTCTTGGGCTAACCAAACTACTGCTGTTATTGCTTTATGGGTTGGAGCTATGTATCTCTTAATTGCTAAAAAGAATTTTTGGGTTGCAGCAGTGCCAGCCGTGTTTATGACTTGGAATATTTTCACGTATATACTGAGCCAAAAGATTGGATTAGGTTTAGATTTAAATTTAAGTTATGGTATAGCATTTATACTTACAATCTTATGGATAGGTTACTTTACTTATCAATATAAGAAAATGACAGCTGGCGTTAAATTTGAACTAGATCATCCCATTCAACAACAACAACCTATTTCATAA
- the rsmG gene encoding 16S rRNA (guanine(527)-N(7))-methyltransferase RsmG yields the protein MSVEWLTKQLSTHGIELSNEQRQQFQTYYQMLVEWNEKMNLTSITEEHEVYLKHFYDSIAPSFYTDLTQPLTICDIGAGAGFPSIPLKIIFPNLHVTIVDSLNKRIHFLNQLAEALGLENVSFVHDRAETYGKGAYRESYDIVTARAVARLSVLSELCLPLVKKSGQFIALKSSKGEEELAEAGFGIGVFGGKVQDTISYELPEDAGERQMIIIEKRSQTPKKYPRKPGTPNKAPLLEK from the coding sequence ATGAGTGTAGAATGGTTAACTAAGCAACTCAGTACACATGGTATAGAATTATCTAATGAACAACGACAACAATTTCAAACGTATTATCAAATGCTTGTTGAATGGAATGAAAAAATGAATTTAACAAGTATAACTGAAGAACATGAAGTATATTTGAAACATTTTTATGATTCAATTGCTCCAAGTTTTTATACGGATTTGACTCAGCCATTAACAATTTGTGACATAGGTGCTGGTGCTGGTTTTCCTAGCATTCCTTTAAAGATTATTTTTCCAAATTTGCATGTTACAATTGTAGATTCTTTAAATAAACGTATTCATTTTTTAAACCAATTAGCCGAGGCGTTGGGATTAGAAAATGTAAGTTTCGTACATGATCGTGCCGAAACTTACGGAAAGGGAGCCTACAGGGAGTCTTATGATATTGTTACTGCACGTGCTGTTGCGAGACTTTCCGTATTAAGTGAATTGTGCTTACCTTTAGTTAAAAAGAGTGGACAGTTCATCGCTTTAAAATCATCTAAAGGTGAGGAAGAATTAGCTGAAGCGGGCTTTGGTATTGGAGTATTCGGTGGAAAAGTACAGGATACTATTTCATATGAATTACCAGAAGATGCAGGTGAAAGACAGATGATTATTATCGAAAAAAGAAGTCAGACACCGAAAAAGTATCCTAGAAAACCTGGAACGCCCAATAAGGCTCCATTACTAGAAAAGTAG